The Solanum lycopersicum chromosome 9, SLM_r2.1 genome window below encodes:
- the LOC138338545 gene encoding secreted RxLR effector protein 161-like, whose product MKNCNPIDTPVEFCSKINKVGRGDMVDNTLYRKIVGILMYLTVTRPDIMYVVSLISRYMESPTEIHFLAAKRFLRYLQGTKDFGLFYKKGEKSNLIGFADRDHAGDQDDKKCTFGYVFVLGTGFVSWSSRKQKIVTLSTTEGEFVAATACACQDAWLR is encoded by the coding sequence ATGAAGAATTGCAATCCCATCGATACTCCAGTTGAGTTTTGTTCGAAGATAAACAAAGTTGGAAGAGGAGATATGGTAGACAACACACTCTATAGGAAAATTGTAGGTATTTTGATGTATCTTACCGTTACAAGGCCTGATATCATGTATGTTGTAAGTCTCATAAGTAGGTATATGGAGAGTCCGACAGAAATTCACTTCCTAGCGGCCAAGAGATTCCTTCGCTACTTACAAGGAACTAAGGATTTTGGTTTGTTCTATAAGAAGGGTGAAAAATCTAATTTGATTGGTTTTGCTGATAGAGATCATGCAGGAGATCAAGACGATAAAAAGTGCACTTTCGGCTATGTTTTTGTGCTAGGAACAGGGTTTGTTTCATGGTCTTCTAGAAAGCAAAAAATTGTCACTTTATCGACTACTGAAGGGGAATTTGTTGCTGCTACAGCTTGTGCTTGTCAAGATGCTTGGTTAAGGTGA